A stretch of the Leopardus geoffroyi isolate Oge1 chromosome B2, O.geoffroyi_Oge1_pat1.0, whole genome shotgun sequence genome encodes the following:
- the B3GALT4 gene encoding beta-1,3-galactosyltransferase 4 translates to MPLSLFRRLLLAALMLVIIWTLFGPSGIGEELLSLSLASLLPAPASPGPPLALPRLLIPNEEACGGPGAPPFLLILVCTAPENLNQRDAIRASWGGLREARGLRVQTLFLLGEPSLRHPTRESHEIDLAREAATRGDILQAAFRDSYRNLTLKTLIGLSWAYKHCSMARYILKTDDDVFVNVPELVSELVRRGGRWEQWEKSMEPPRENKFEDEEWEERSIFRGQPMPLLYLGRVHWRVHPSRTPGSKHQVSEEQWPPTWGPFPPYASGTGYVLSASAVQLILKVASRAPPLPLEDVFVGVSARRGGLTPTHCVKLAGATHYPLDRCCYGKFLLTSHRLDPWKMQEAWKLVGGSEGEKTAPFCSWLQGVLGILRCRVIAWLHS, encoded by the coding sequence ATGCCCCTCAGCCTCTTCCGGCGCCTTCTCCTTGCTGCCCTGATGCTGGTGATTATTTGGACCCTTTTCGGGCCCTCGGGCATCGGGGAGGAGCTGCTGAGCCTCTcgctggcctccctcctcccggcGCCGGCGTCCCCAGGGccgcccctggccctgccccgcCTCCTGATCCCCAATGAGGAGGCATGTGGGGGTCCCGGCGCCCCACCCTTCCTGCTCATACTGGTGTGCACGGCCCCAGAGAACCTGAACCAAAGAGACGCCATTCGGGCTTCGTGGGGCGGGCTGCGTGAAGCCCGAGGGCTCAGGGTGCAGACACTCTTTCTGCTGGGAGAGCCAAGTTTGCGGCATCCCACCAGGGAATCCCACGAGATCGACCTGGCACGAGAGGCAGCGACTCGGGGAGACATCTTGCAGGCGGCTTTCCGGGACTCTTACCGGAACCTTACTCTCAAGACTCTCATCGGGCTGAGTTGGGCATACAAACATTGCTCCATGGCCCGCTACATCCTCAAGACAGATGATGACGTGTTTGTCAACGTCCCTGAACTGGTATCGGAGCTGGTTCGGCGAGGGGGCCGTTGGGAACAATGGGAGAAAAGCATGGAGCCTCCAAGAGAGAATAAGTTTGAAGATGAAGAGTGGGAAGAAAGGTCCATCTTCAGGGGCCAGCCAATGCCTCTTTTGTACCTGGGCCGTGTGCACTGGCGGGTGCACCCCTCTCGGACACCAGGGAGCAAACACCAGGTATCAGAGGAGCAGTGGCCTCCCACCTGGGGCCCCTTTCCACCCTATGCCTCTGGCACAGGGTATGTGCTGTCAGCTTCTGCCGTGCAGCTCATCCTGAAAGTGGCCAGCCGGGCACCCCCTCTACCACTGGAAGATGTCTTTGTGGGGGTAAGTGCCCGACGAGGAGGCCTCACCCCAACCCATTGTGTCAAGCTGGCTGGGGCCACCCACTACCCCCTGGACCGGTGCTGCTATGGGAAATTCCTGCTGACATCCCACAGGTTGGACCCCTGGAAGATGCAGGAGGCCTGGAAGCTAgtgggaggctctgagggagaaaagACTGCACCCTTCTGCTCCTGGCTCCAGGGAGTCTTGGGCATCCTGCGGTGTCGGGTAATAGCCTGGCTTCACAGCTGA
- the RGL2 gene encoding ral guanine nucleotide dissociation stimulator-like 2: MLPRPLRLLWDTSPPGGVVLSSFRSRDPEEGGGPSGQGVGGGQEEEEEEEEDEAPVSVWDEEEDGAIFTVTSRQYRPLDPLAPTPPPRSSRRLRAGTLEALVRHLLDARTSGADVTFTSAFLATHRAFTSTPALLGLVADRLEALESHPTDELERTIGVAISVLSTWLASHPEDFGSEVKGQLDRLESFLLRTGYAAGEGVGGGSADLIRNLRSRVDPQAPDLPKSLALPGDPPADPTDVLVFLADHLAEQLTLLDAELFLNLVPSQCLGSLWGHRDRPGHSHLCPSVRATVTQFNKVAGAVVSSVLGATSTGEGPGEVTIRPLRPPQRARLLEKWIRVAEECRLLRNFSSVYAVVSALQSSPIHRLRAAWGEAARDSLRVFSSLCQIFSEEDNYSQSRELLLQEAKLQPSLEPNSKKTPRSGSRGGGVVPYLGTFLKDLVMLDAASKDELENGYINFDKRRKEFAVLSELRRLQNECRGYDLRPDPDIQRWLQGLRPLTEAQSHRVSCEVEPSGTSDPPAPRVLRPTLVISQWTEVLGSVGGPTPLVSWDRPNVGGGDVPGAPAPLLTRLAQHMKWPSVSSLDSALESTPSLHSPADPSHLSPPASSPRPSRGHRRSASCGSPLSGGAEGASRGTGCGGGGPGPGASDCRIIRVQMELGEDGSVYKSILVTSQDKAPSVISRVLKKNNRDSAVASEYELVQLLPGERELTIPPSANVFYAMDGASHDFLLRQRRRPSLATLGLTSSPSASGTPPSEGGGGSFPRIKATGRKIARALF; the protein is encoded by the exons GCCCCTGTGTCTGTCtgggatgaggaggaggatggtGCCATCTTTACTGTCACAAGCCGCCAGTATCGGCCTCTTGATCCCCTG GCCCCAACGCCTCCCCCGCGTTCCTCTCGAAGGCTCCGAGCTGGCACTCTGGAGGCCCTGGTCAGACACTTGCTGGATGCTCGGACATCAGGGGCTGACGTGACCTTCACATCAGCTTTCCTGGCCACCCACCGGGCCTTCACCTCCACGCCTGCCCTGCTAGGGCTTGTGGCTGACAG GCTGGAAGCTCTTGAATCTCATCCTACTGATGAACTAGAGAGGACAATAGG GGTAGCCATCTCTGTACTGTCAACCTGGCTGGCCTCTCACCCTGAGGATTTTGGCTCTGAGGTCAAGGGTCAGCTTGACCGGCTTGAGAGCTTCTTGCTTCGGACAGGGTATGCAGCAGGGGAGGGTGTTGGGGGGGGCAGCGCTGACCTCATCCGCAACCTCCGGTCCCGGGTGGACCCCCAGGCCCCAGACCTTCCTAAGTCCCTGGCCCTCCCCGGCGACCCCCCTGCTGACCCCACGGATGTCCTGGTGTTCCTCGCTGACCACTTGGCCGAACAGCTGACCCTGCTAGATGCG GAGCTGTTTCTCAATCTGGTCCCCTCTCAGTGCCTGGGGAGCCTGTGGGGTCATAGAGACCGGCCAGGACATTCCCACCTCTGCCCATCCGTCAGAGCTACTGTCACACAGTTCAACAAGGTGGCAGGGGCTGTGGTCAGCTCTGTCCTGGGGGCTACCTCAACTGGAGAGGGGCCTGGAGAGGTGACCATTCGGCCACTCCGTCCTCCCCAGAGGGCTCGGCTCCTGGAGAAGTGGATCCGTGTGGCAGAG GAGTGTCGTCTGCTCCGAAACTTCTCTTCGGTTTATGCTGTTGTGTCGGCCCTGCAGTCCAGCCCCATCCACAGGCTTCGAGCAGCCTGGGGAGAAGCAGCCAG GGACAGCCTCAGAGTCTTCTCCAGCCTCTGCCAGATTTTCTCCGAGGAGGATAATTATTCCCAGAGCCGGGAGCTCCTCCTGCAG gaGGCGAAGCTGCAGCCCTCTCTGGAGCCAAATTCCAAGAAGACCCCGAGGTCTGGCTCCCGGGGTGGG gGTGTGGTCCCATATCTTGGCACCTTCTTGAAGGACCTGGTGATGCTGGATGCAGCCTCCAAGGATGAGCTGGAG AACGGATACATCAATTTTGACAAGCGGAGGAAG GAGTTTGCTGTCCTTTCGGAACTGCGGCGGCTCCAGAACGAATGTCGTGGCTATGACCTCCGACCTGACCCTGATATTCAGCGGTGGCTACAGGGGCTCCGGCCACTGACAGAGGCCCAGAG CCATCGAGTGTCCTGTGAGGTGGAGCCATCTGGTACCAGTGACCCTCCTGCCCCACGGGTGCTTCGGCCAACGCTGGTCATCTCACAGTGGACAGA GGTTCTGGGCTCTGTTGGAGGTCCCACCCCTCTTGTCTCCTGGGACCGGCCCAACGTCGGGGGAGGTGACGTACCTggagcccctgcccctctgctgaCGCGGCTGGCCCAG CACATGAAGTGGCCATCTGTCTCATCTCTGGACTCTGCCCTGGAAAGCACTCCATCTTTGCACAGTCCGGCTGACCCCAGCCACCTCTCTCCCCCAGCGTCCTCTCCCAGGCCTTCTCGAGGTCACCGCCGCTCCGCCTCCTGTGGCTCCCCACTCAGTGGGGGTGCAGAGGGGGCCTCCAGGGGGActggatgtgggggaggggggcctgggccAGGGGCCTCTGATTGCCGAATCATCCGAGTCCAGATGGAGCTGGGGGAAGATGGAAGCGTCTACAAGAGCATCTTG GTGACAAGCCAGGACAAGGCTCCGAGTGTCATCAGTCgtgtccttaaaaaaaacaatcgtGATTCTGCAGTGGCTTCGGAGTATGAGCTAGTGCAGCTGCTACCGGGGGAGCGAG AGCTGACCATCCCACCCTCGGCTAACGTCTTCTACGCTATGGATGGAGCTTCGCACGATTTCCTCCTACGGCAGCGGCGAAGGCCCTCTCTTGCTACACTGGGTCTCACCAGCAGCCCCTCTGCCTCAGGAACTCCCccaagtgagggaggagggggttcCTTTCCCAGGATCAAGGCCACAGGGAGGAAGATTGCCCGGGCACTGTTCTGA
- the PFDN6 gene encoding prefoldin subunit 6, protein MAELIQKKLQGEVEKYQQLQKDLSKSMSGRQKLEAQLTENNIVKEELALLDGSNVVFKLLGPVLVKQELGEARATVGKRLDYITAEIKRYESQLRDLERQSEQQRETLAQLQQEFQRAQAAKAGASGKA, encoded by the exons ATGGCTGAGCTAATCCAGAAGAAGCTACAGGGAGAAGTGGAGAAATATCAGCAGCTACAGAAGG actTGAGTAAATCCATGTCAGGGCGGCAGAAGCTTGAGGCGCAACtaacagaaaataatattgtgaaggag GAACTGGCCCTGCTAGATGGGTCCAACGTGGTCTTTAAACTTCTGGGTCCTGTGCTGGTCAaacaggagctgggggaggctCGCGCCACAGTGGGGAAGAGGCTGGACTATATCACAGCTGAAAT TAAGCGATATGAATCGCAGCTCCGCGACCTCGAACGGCAGTCAGAGCAACAGAGGGAGACCCTGGCTCAGCTGCAGCAGGAGTTCCAGCGGGCCCAGGCAGCCAAGGCAGGGGCTTCTGGGAAGGCCTGA
- the VPS52 gene encoding vacuolar protein sorting-associated protein 52 homolog, translating to MAAAATMAAAARELMLRAGASDMEEEEGPLGGGPGLQEPLQLGELDISSDEFILDEVDVHIQANLEDELVKEALKTGVDLRHYSKQVELELQQIEQKSIRDYIQESENIASLHNQITACDAVLERMEQMLGAFQSDLSSISSEIRTLQEQSGAMNIRLRNRQAVRGKLGELVDGLIVPSALITAILEAPVTEPRFLEQLQELDAKAAAVREQEARGTAACADVRGILDRLRVKAVTKIREFILQKIYSFRKPMTNYQIPQTALLKYRFFYQFLLGNERATAKEIRDEYVETLSKIYLSYYRSYLGRLMKVQYEEVAEKDDLMGVEDTAKKGFFSKPSLRSRNTIFTLGTRGSVISPTELEAPILVPHTAQRGEQRYPFEALFRSQHYALLDNSCREYLFICEFFVVSGSAAHELFNAVMGRTLSMTLKHLESYLTDCYDAIAVFLCIHIVLRFRNIAAKRDVPALDRYWEQVLALLWPRFELILEMNVQSVRSTDPQRLGGLDTRPHYITRRYAEFSSALVSINQTIPNERTMQLLGQLQVEVENFVLRVAAEFSSRKEQLVFLINNYDMMLGVLMERAADDSKEVESFQQLLNARTQEFIEELLSPPFGGLVAFVKEAEALIERGQAERLRGEEARVTQLIRGFGSSWKSSVESLSQDVMRSFTNFRNGTSIIQGALTQLIQLYHRFHRVLSQPQLRALPARAELINIHHLMVELKKHKPNF from the exons ATGGCCGCCGCTGCGACCATGGCGGCAGCTGCCCGAGAGCTGATGTTGCGGGCTGGGGCCTCAGatatggaggaggaggagggcccgCTG GGGGGTGGTCCTGGTCTTCAGGAGCCATTGCAACTTGGAGAGTTGGACATCTCCTCTGATGAATTCATCCTGGATGAAGTGGATG TTCACATTCAGGCAAATCTGGAGGATGAATTAGTAAAGGAAGCTCTTAAAACG GGCGTGGATCTCCGACACTATTCAAAGCAGGTTGAGCTGGAGCTACAGCAGATTGAGCAGAAATCCATTCGGGATT ATATCCAAGAGAGTGAGAACATAGCATCTCTGCACAACCAGATTACAGCCTGCGATGCTGTTCTTGAG cGCATGGAGCAGATGTTGGGAGCTTTTCAGAGTGACCTCAGCTCTATCAGCTCTGAGATCCGGACACTGCAGGAACAGTCAGGAGCCATGAACATTCGGCTTCGAAACCGCCAGGCAGTTCGGGGGAAACTTGGGGAACTTGTCGATGGTCTGATAGTGCCCTCTGCTCTGATCAC GGCAATTCTGGAGGCCCCAGTCACAGAGCCCAGGTTCCTGGAACAGCTACAGGAACTGGATGCCAAGGCAGCTGCAGTCCGAGAGCAGGAGGCTAGAGGCACAGCGGCCTGTGCAGATGTCAGAGGCATACTCGACCGGCTCCGGGTCAAG GCAGTGACGAAGATCCGAGAATTCATCCTGCAGAAGATTTATTCCTTCAGAAAACCAATGACCAACTATCAGATCCCCCAGACGGCACTGCTGAAATACAG GTTCTTCTATCAGTTTCTACTAGGCAATGAACGAGCAACAGCAAAGGAGATCAGGGATGAATATGTGGAAACACTGAGCAAGATCTACCTGTCTTATTATCGCTCTTACCTGGGGCGGCTCATGAAGGTGCAG taCGAGGAAGTGGCTGAGAAGGATGATCTAATGGGCGTGGAAGACACAGCAAAGAAAG GATTCTTCTCGAAGCCTTCCCTCCGCAGCAGGAACACCATCTTCACCCTGGGGACTCGTGGCTCTGTCATCTCCCCCACTGAACTGGAGGCCCCCATCCTGGTGCCCCACACTGCACAGCGGGGAGAACAGAGG TATCCATTCGAGGCCCTCTTCCGCAGCCAGCACTACGCCCTCCTAGACAATTCCTGCCGCGAATATCTTTTCATCTGTGAATTCTTTGTTGTGTCTGGCTCGGCTGCGCACGAGCTCTTCAATGCTGTCATGGGCCGTACACTCAGCATGACCCTG AAACACCTGGAGTCCTACCTCACTGACTGCTACGATGCCATTGCTGTGTTTCTCTGTATCCACATTGTTCTCCGATTCCGCAACATTGCAGCGAAGAGGGATGTTCCTGCCCTGGACAG GTACTGGGAGCAGGTGCTTGCCTTGCTCTGGCCACGGTTTGAGCTGATCCTGGAGATGAACGTCCAGAGTGTCCGAAGCACTGACCCTCAGCGCCTTGGGGGGCTGGATACTCGGCCCCACTAT ATCACACGCCGATATGCAGAATTCTCCTCTGCTCTTGTCAGCATCAATCAGACAATTCCCAATGAGCGGACGATGCAGCTGCTGGGACAGCTACAG GTGGAAGTGGAGAATTTTGTCCTCCGGGTGGCAGCTGAGTTCTCCTCAAGGAAGGAGCAGCTGGTGTTCCTGATCAACAACTACGACATGATGCTGGGTGTGCTGATG GAGCGGGCTGCAGATGACAGCAAAGAGGTTGAGAGTTTCCAGCAGCTGCTCAATGCTCGGACACAG GAATTCATTGAAGAGTTGCTGTCTCCCCCTTTTGGAGGTCTGGTGGCATTTGTGAAGGAAGCGGAGGCTTTGATTGAGCGTGGACAGGCTGAGCGGCTTCGAGGGGAAGAAG CCCGGGTTACTCAGCTGATCCGTGGCTTTGGTAGTTCCTGGAAATCATCAGTGGAGTCTCTGAGTCAGGATGTAATGCGGAGTTTCACCAACTTCAGAAATGGGACCAGTATCATCCAG GGAGCTTTGACCCAACTGATCCAGCTCTATCATCGGTTCCACCGTGTGCTCTCTCAGCCCCAGCTCCGAGCTCTCCCTGCCAGGGCTGAGCTCATCAACATTCATCATCTAATGGTGGAGCTCAAGAAGCACAAGCCCAACTTCTGA
- the WDR46 gene encoding WD repeat-containing protein 46, which produces METVPKPSRDVPPKKNRLQAKKKKPRRYWEEETTLTAAGASPGPPGNKKRNRELRHQRPKNTNIPKKSRFSRKPQLPKKPRERRNPEPQRSLSGAQDPFPGPAPVPVEVAQKFCRIDKSKKLPHSKSKTRSRLEVAEAEEQEISIKAARSELLLAEEPGFLEGEDGEDTAKIRQVDIVEAVDIASAAKHFDLNLRQFGPYRLNYSRTGRHLAFGGRRGHVATLDWVTKRLMCEINVMEAVRDIRFLHSEALFAVAQNRWLHIYDNQGIELHCIRRCDRVTRLEFLPFHFLLATASETGFLTYLDVSVGKIVAALNARAGRLDVMTKNPYNAVIHLGHSNGTVSLWSPAMKEPLAKILCHRGGVRAVAVDSTGTYMATSGLDHQLKIFDLRGTFQPLSARTLPQGAGHLVFSQRGLLAAGMGDVVNIWAGQGKASLPSLEQPYLTHRLSGHVHGLHFCPFEDVLGVGHTGGITSMLVPGAAEPNFDGLESNPYRSQKQRQEWEVKALLEKVPAELICLDPRALAEVDVISLEQEKKDRIERLGYDPEAKAPFQPKPKQKGRSSTASLVKRKRKVMDEEHRDKVRQSLEQQPQKQEKKAKPTRARPSALDRFLR; this is translated from the exons ATGGAGACAGTCCCCAAACCGAGCAGAGATGTCCCGCCCAAGAAGAACAGACTTCAGGCCAAGAAGAAG AAACCCCGGAGGTACTGGGAGGAAGAAACCACTCTGACCGCTGCCGGAGCTTCTCCGGGGCCCCCTGGTAACAAGAAAAGGAATCGTGAGCTCCGCCACCAGAGGCCAAAGAACACTAACATCCCAAAAAAGTCTCGGTTCTCCAGAAAGCCTCAGCTCCCGAAGAAACCCCGAGAGCGGAGGAATCCGGAGCCTCAGCGGAGTTTGTCCGGG GCCCAGGATCCATTTCCAGGCCCTGCCCCCGTCCCTGTGGAGGTGGCTCAGAAGTTCTGTCGCATTGACAAATCCAAAAAG CTGCCGCATTCGAAATCCAAAACCCGAAGCCGACTTGAAGTGGCTGAAGCTGAGGAACAGGAAATAAGCATTAAAGCTGCTCGCTCTGAGCTGCTTCTTGCTGAGGAACCCGG GTTTCTGgaaggggaggatggggaggacacGGCAAAGATACGCCAGGTGGACATTGTGGAGGCTGTGGATATTGCAAGTGCAGCCAAG CACTTTGATTTGAACTTGCGGCAGTTTGGACCCTACAGACTGAATTACTCCCGAACTGGAAG ACACCTGGCTTTTGGAGGGCGCCGGGGTCATGTGGCCACCCTTGACTGGGTAACAAAGAGGCTCATGTGCGAGATCAACGTCATGGAGGCAGTGCGGGACATCCG GTTTCTGCATTCAGAGGCACTGTTTGCCGTCGCTCAGAATCGTTGGCTTCACATCTATGACAACCAGGGCATCGAGCTCCACTGTATCCGCCGCTGTGACCGTGTCACGCGGCTTGAGTTCCTGCCTTTTCACTTCCTTCTGGCCACGGCC tcagAGACAGGGTTTCTGACCTACCTGGATGTGTCAGTGGGAAAGATCGTGGCAGCTCTGAATGCTCGGGCTGGACGGCTGGATGTCATGACCAAGAACCCTTACAATGCTGTTATCCATCTCGGACACAGCAATG GGACTGTGTCCTTATGGAGTCCAGCCATGAAGGAGCCACTGGCAAAGATTCTCTGTCATCGTGGAGGGGTCCGGGCTGTGGCAGTAGATTCTACAGGCAC GTACATGGCCACCTCTGGCCTGGACCACCAGCTGAAGATCTTTGATTTACGAGGGACGTTCCAGCCTCTGAGTGCTCGGACCCTGCCCCAGGGAGCAGGGCACCTGGTCTTTTCCCAGCGGGGACTGCTGGCTGCAGGCATGGGTGACGTGGTCAACATATGGGCGGGGCAGGGCAAGGCCAGCCTGCCCTCCCTGGAGCAGCCTTACCTCACCCACCGGCTCTCAGGCCACGTGCATGGCCTTCACTTCTGCCCCTTTGAAgatgtgctgggggtggggcacactGGGGGCATCACCAGCATGCTGGTACCTG GGGCTGCTGAGCCCAACTTTGACGGCCTGGAGAGTAATCCTTACAGGAGCCAAAAGCAGCGCCAGGAGTGGGAGGTGAAGGCCCTGCTGGAGAAG GTACCTGCAGAGCTCATTTGTCTGGACCCACGAGCCCTGGCAGAGGTTGATGTCATCTCTTTGGAGCAAGAAAAGAAGGATCGGATAGAGAGGCTG GGCTACGACCCCGAGGCCAAGGCTCCTTTCCAGCCAAAGCCAAAGCAGAAGGGCCGCAGTTCTACAGCAAGCCtggtgaagaggaagaggaaggtcaTGGATGAGGAGCACCGG GATAAAGTCCGACAGAGCCTTGAGCAGCAGCCGCAGAAGCAAGAGAAGAAGGCCAAGCCCACGAGGGCCCGACCATCTGCCCTGGACAGATTTCTGCGCTGA
- the RPS18 gene encoding 40S ribosomal protein S18 isoform X2 yields the protein MSLVIPEKFQHILRVLNTNIDGRRKIAFAITAIKGVGRRYAHVVLRKADIDLTKRAGELTEDEVERVITIMQNPRQYKIPDWFLNRQKDVKDGKYSQVLANGLDNKLREDLERLKKIRAHRGLRHFWGLRVRGQHTKTTGRRGRTVGVSKKK from the exons ATG TCTCTAGTAATCCCTGAGAAGTTCCAGCACATTTTGCGAGTACTCAACACCAATATCGATGGGCGGCGGAAGATAGCCTTTGCCATCACTGCAATTAAG GGTGTAGGGCGAAGATATGCTCATGTGGTGTTGAGGAAAGCAGACATCGATCTCACCAAGAGGGCAGGAGAGCTCACTGAGGATGAG GTAGAACGTGTGATCACCATTATGCAGAATCCACGCCAGTATAAGATCCCAGACTGGTTTTTGAACAGACAAAAGGATGTGAAGGATGGAAAATACAGCCAG GTCCTGGCCAATGGTCTGGATAACAAACTTCGTGAAGACCTGGAACGACTGAAGAAGATTCGGGCCCACAGAGGGCTGCGCCACTTCTGGGG ACTTCGTGTCCGAGGCCAGCACACCAAGACCACAGGCCGCAGGGGCCGCACCGTTGGTGTgtccaagaagaaataa